One Kitasatospora sp. MAP12-44 DNA segment encodes these proteins:
- a CDS encoding helicase associated domain-containing protein, with protein MERKRYAGVRRPHEEPLETVETGPGGEEQVVVQQFALGTWLNNQKSRRSKLTPGQLAQLAEHGVEWA; from the coding sequence GTGGAGCGGAAGCGCTACGCAGGCGTCCGCCGCCCGCACGAGGAGCCGCTGGAGACCGTGGAGACCGGACCCGGCGGTGAGGAGCAGGTCGTGGTGCAGCAGTTCGCCCTGGGAACCTGGCTCAACAACCAGAAAAGCAGGAGGTCGAAGCTGACCCCGGGCCAGCTCGCGCAGCTCGCCGAACACGGCGTGGAGTGGGCGTGA
- a CDS encoding CHAP domain-containing protein: MTTALLCSTALVTIPIGSVSAATAAQNIASYATSQLGAGPCSNTASGSTNGNAGYYAPHTTQNNSCSHPGTAASPPQSGQAQAWCADFAGWAWSRAGVTVDGNLSDGASSFYIYAKAHNTWSTAPRVGDAVYFDSTIYGGHGHVAIVTNVHSDGTFDSVGGNEGDSSSPYLVRQDTGLKVGEYVWSENNVGVYVEGFAGPVGGTPTATLTSIGTWNGSAANYNSSQTVSGTVTLTAGETAASKVWYYLDDTNPAANGGAGLISASDSGGGANPTHNLAFNTAGLSAGGHTITAAAFDGTNTSQIDSVKTVTITVNNTPSTPTVSVPGGQAVGTVSLSSTDLSGNTASVVYTIDGNRTYTSTAGGGFPVYLDSTTLADGVHTVTAAALNVGGAASTASTTATFTVNNFAHASSVVDQSGTTSIFTADASNGHVIDTSVSSAGVINVYDLTVHNGTPATSGNPVAAVDGKGTVSVLTRDGNGHLFDTSITSAGAINLYDWTASSSTPAMAGDASAVVDPSGTLSIFTHNAADGHVIDSSVTSAGALNVYDLTVHNGTPATSGNPVAAVDGKGTVSVLTRDGNGHLFDTSITSAGAINLYDWTASSSTPAMAGGANASVGTTGTLSIYTCDASNGNVIDSSVTSTGVLNVYDLTAHNGTPTI; the protein is encoded by the coding sequence GTGACCACCGCGCTGCTGTGCTCTACTGCGCTTGTCACGATCCCCATAGGATCGGTATCGGCGGCAACCGCCGCTCAGAACATCGCCAGCTATGCCACATCGCAGCTCGGTGCGGGCCCGTGCAGCAATACCGCCTCGGGATCCACCAACGGCAACGCTGGCTACTACGCGCCGCACACCACCCAGAACAACAGCTGCTCCCATCCTGGAACCGCAGCCAGCCCGCCGCAGAGCGGGCAGGCACAAGCATGGTGCGCCGACTTCGCCGGCTGGGCCTGGAGCCGGGCCGGCGTCACGGTCGACGGGAACCTCAGCGACGGCGCGAGCAGCTTCTACATCTACGCCAAGGCCCACAACACCTGGTCCACCGCCCCGCGCGTGGGCGACGCCGTGTACTTCGACAGCACGATCTACGGCGGCCACGGCCACGTCGCCATCGTCACCAACGTCCACAGCGACGGAACCTTCGACTCCGTCGGTGGTAACGAAGGAGACAGCTCAAGCCCGTACCTGGTCCGTCAGGACACCGGCCTCAAGGTCGGTGAGTACGTCTGGAGCGAGAACAATGTCGGGGTCTACGTTGAGGGGTTCGCCGGCCCCGTCGGCGGCACCCCGACTGCCACCCTGACGTCGATTGGCACCTGGAACGGCAGCGCGGCCAACTACAACAGCTCCCAGACCGTCTCCGGCACCGTCACTCTGACTGCCGGCGAGACGGCCGCCAGCAAGGTCTGGTACTACCTGGACGACACCAACCCAGCGGCCAACGGTGGCGCGGGGCTCATCAGCGCCAGTGACAGCGGCGGCGGCGCCAATCCGACCCACAACCTGGCGTTCAACACCGCCGGCCTGTCCGCCGGAGGCCACACCATCACCGCCGCCGCGTTCGATGGCACCAACACCAGCCAGATCGACTCGGTCAAGACGGTGACCATCACGGTGAACAACACGCCGTCGACGCCGACAGTGAGCGTGCCCGGGGGGCAAGCGGTCGGAACCGTCTCCCTGTCGTCCACCGACCTCAGTGGCAATACGGCCTCGGTCGTCTACACCATCGACGGCAACCGAACCTACACCTCGACGGCCGGCGGTGGATTCCCGGTGTACCTGGACTCCACCACACTGGCTGACGGCGTTCACACAGTCACCGCCGCGGCCTTGAACGTCGGTGGGGCAGCGTCTACTGCCTCGACCACAGCCACGTTCACCGTCAATAACTTCGCTCATGCGTCCTCGGTCGTCGATCAGAGCGGAACGACGTCCATCTTCACTGCGGACGCGTCGAACGGCCACGTCATCGATACGTCGGTCAGCAGCGCCGGCGTGATCAATGTCTATGACTTGACGGTGCACAACGGGACTCCGGCGACCAGTGGTAACCCGGTGGCGGCGGTGGACGGCAAGGGCACGGTGTCGGTCCTGACCCGTGATGGGAACGGGCACTTGTTCGACACCTCGATCACCTCAGCCGGCGCGATCAACCTGTACGACTGGACCGCCAGCAGCAGCACCCCCGCCATGGCCGGCGATGCGAGTGCGGTCGTCGACCCGAGTGGCACCCTTTCGATCTTCACGCACAACGCGGCCGACGGTCACGTGATCGACTCCTCGGTGACCTCGGCGGGCGCCCTGAACGTCTATGACTTGACGGTGCACAACGGGACTCCGGCGACCAGTGGTAACCCGGTGGCGGCGGTGGACGGCAAGGGCACGGTGTCGGTCCTGACCCGCGATGGGAACGGGCACTTGTTCGACACCTCGATCACCTCAGCCGGCGCGATCAACCTGTACGACTGGACCGCCAGCAGCAGCACCCCCGCCATGGCCGGCGGCGCGAACGCGAGCGTCGGTACTACCGGGACGCTGTCGATCTACACCTGCGATGCGTCGAACGGCAACGTGATCGACTCTTCCGTGACCTCGACCGGCGTCCTCAACGTCTATGACCTGACGGCGCACAACGGAACCCCGACCATCTAG
- a CDS encoding helix-turn-helix transcriptional regulator: protein MCPPGNESAAAPCGGHAPGCTASGQSHWALDELAVAASAVHVADGDTGAALAALDVVSCEWPQHTVARARALLAAGRDGSALTALADLPSDGRSAPPSRVQACLLRVQAALRSGEFDEAHRLLAQALALGRPEQLRRLFVESGSAVHGLLRRDAQLAWAHRWLPAELLLTNGRTMGVGQPSGVVEPLSERERDVLNQAVRMLSTEEIAAELFVSVNTVKTHLKSVFRKLCVTRRSEAVHPAQELGPL, encoded by the coding sequence ATGTGTCCACCCGGGAACGAGTCCGCCGCAGCGCCCTGCGGCGGTCACGCACCGGGTTGCACCGCTTCTGGTCAGAGCCACTGGGCGCTGGACGAACTCGCCGTCGCCGCCTCCGCGGTCCACGTGGCCGACGGCGACACCGGCGCGGCGCTGGCCGCCCTGGACGTCGTCAGCTGCGAATGGCCGCAGCACACCGTGGCCCGGGCCCGGGCACTGCTCGCCGCGGGCCGCGACGGGTCGGCCCTGACGGCGCTCGCCGATCTGCCGTCCGACGGGCGGTCGGCACCGCCCAGCCGGGTGCAGGCGTGTCTGCTGCGGGTCCAGGCCGCGCTCAGGAGCGGCGAATTCGACGAAGCGCACCGCCTGCTGGCGCAGGCCCTCGCGCTGGGCCGGCCCGAGCAGCTGCGGCGCCTGTTCGTGGAGAGCGGGTCCGCTGTCCACGGGCTGCTGCGCCGGGACGCCCAGCTGGCGTGGGCGCACCGCTGGCTGCCGGCGGAGCTGCTCCTGACGAACGGGCGCACCATGGGTGTCGGGCAACCGTCGGGCGTGGTCGAGCCGCTGAGCGAACGGGAGCGGGACGTCCTGAACCAGGCCGTCCGGATGCTGTCGACCGAGGAGATCGCGGCCGAGCTGTTCGTGTCGGTCAACACGGTCAAGACGCATCTCAAGAGCGTGTTCCGCAAGCTGTGCGTCACCCGCCGCAGCGAGGCCGTTCACCCGGCCCAGGAACTCGGCCCGCTGTGA
- a CDS encoding alpha/beta hydrolase, producing MENSYSYLDAKTSTVEGSNGISYAYRRLGPQRGRPLVLLQHFRGNLDNWDPDLVDALAASRDVITFDNAGVAATTGTTPNAIAQMADDAITFTEALGLDSINLLGFSIGSFVAQEITLTRSSLVSRVVLASTAPQGAPGMHGWAPDIISAVGAPTTQPEGYLHAFFTDSLGSRAAGQQVLGRIFARTEGRDEQSNWRTRNAQYDAVLKWGTPNFGLLQRLAAIKQPVFIANGDDDRMILPWYSHLTASLIPDARVKLYPDAAHGFLFQHAQNFATDVHTFLDA from the coding sequence ATGGAGAACAGCTACAGCTACCTGGACGCCAAGACGTCGACCGTCGAGGGATCCAACGGCATCAGCTACGCCTACCGACGCCTGGGGCCGCAGAGAGGGCGCCCGCTGGTGCTCCTCCAACACTTCCGCGGCAACCTCGACAACTGGGACCCCGACCTCGTCGACGCGCTCGCGGCTTCTCGCGACGTCATCACCTTCGACAACGCGGGGGTGGCCGCGACCACGGGAACCACTCCCAACGCCATCGCCCAGATGGCGGACGACGCGATCACTTTCACCGAAGCGCTCGGGCTCGACAGCATCAACCTGCTCGGGTTCTCGATCGGCAGCTTCGTCGCCCAAGAGATCACGCTCACCAGGTCATCGCTGGTGAGCCGGGTAGTGCTGGCCTCGACGGCGCCGCAGGGCGCCCCGGGGATGCACGGCTGGGCGCCCGACATCATCTCCGCGGTCGGCGCGCCGACGACGCAACCCGAGGGCTACCTCCACGCGTTCTTCACCGACTCGCTCGGAAGCCGGGCCGCCGGCCAACAGGTCCTCGGCCGGATCTTCGCCCGGACCGAAGGCCGCGACGAGCAGAGCAACTGGCGGACCCGCAACGCCCAGTACGACGCGGTCCTGAAGTGGGGGACGCCGAACTTCGGGCTGCTGCAGCGACTCGCGGCGATCAAGCAGCCGGTCTTCATCGCGAACGGCGACGACGACCGGATGATCCTTCCCTGGTACTCCCACCTCACCGCCAGCCTCATCCCCGACGCACGCGTGAAGCTCTACCCAGACGCCGCCCACGGCTTCCTCTTCCAGCACGCCCAGAACTTCGCCACCGATGTACACACCTTCCTGGACGCTTAA
- a CDS encoding alpha/beta hydrolase gives MTTSMTGHALVTRSADGLGIRTLDTGEGPGPTLLMTSPWPESLFAFRRIWDRLAPVARLVAVDLPGFGHSEGRTELFRPSAMARFLHRLIGEWDLGKPHLLAPDVGTSAALFLAGRYPGTLASLIVGSGAAAYPLEVTGSLANIIAAPDLGFLDGFDSRAQVGATVEQVAPRAEEPEVWEDYVASYQDGRFAQSARYVRTYPDELPILADLLPSITTPVQVMNAEHDALVPPSNGVYLRARLPCSRLTGFQSGHFPWEQSPADYAAVIAGWINGDCDHVREAE, from the coding sequence ATGACGACGAGCATGACCGGCCATGCGCTGGTGACCAGGTCGGCCGACGGTCTGGGCATCCGAACGCTCGACACCGGCGAGGGCCCGGGGCCGACCCTGCTCATGACGAGCCCGTGGCCCGAGAGCCTGTTCGCGTTCCGCCGCATCTGGGACCGGCTCGCGCCGGTCGCCCGGCTCGTCGCCGTCGACCTGCCCGGGTTCGGGCACTCCGAAGGACGCACCGAGCTGTTCCGGCCCTCCGCGATGGCCCGGTTCCTGCACCGGCTGATCGGCGAATGGGACCTGGGCAAGCCCCACCTGCTCGCCCCCGACGTGGGGACCAGTGCCGCGCTGTTCCTGGCCGGCCGCTATCCCGGCACGCTCGCCTCACTGATCGTCGGCAGCGGCGCGGCCGCGTATCCGCTCGAAGTGACCGGATCACTCGCGAACATCATCGCCGCCCCCGACCTCGGCTTCCTGGACGGGTTCGACAGCCGGGCCCAGGTGGGCGCGACGGTGGAACAGGTGGCCCCCAGGGCGGAGGAGCCCGAGGTCTGGGAGGACTACGTCGCCTCCTACCAGGACGGCAGATTCGCGCAGTCGGCGCGCTACGTGCGCACCTACCCGGACGAACTTCCCATCCTGGCCGACCTCCTGCCCTCGATCACCACCCCGGTGCAGGTGATGAACGCCGAACACGACGCGCTCGTCCCGCCGTCCAACGGCGTCTACCTGCGCGCCCGACTGCCCTGCAGCCGCCTGACCGGCTTTCAGTCCGGCCACTTCCCCTGGGAGCAGAGCCCCGCCGACTACGCCGCGGTCATCGCCGGCTGGATCAACGGCGACTGCGACCACGTACGCGAAGCCGAATAG
- a CDS encoding alpha/beta hydrolase, whose product MSDRPDTRPAEHGRSGSERPWAAHVIVLPGGGYAEHAPHEAQPVAAWLSSLGLSASVFRYPLNARHPEPLNALRAEIRRQRGQGADRIGVVGFSAGGHLAGHAALAPSEDPAEQVQFAVLGYAITSMETETYRPSRVILLGEDASPELRRATSLDSLVTGGSPPFFLWHTAEDIYVPPEHTYRLAAALAAHEVPHTVHVFPHGPHSLGLAQGAGDAAAWTAFAKVWIAEQVRAPIPPRAHRS is encoded by the coding sequence GTGAGCGATCGACCCGACACCCGGCCGGCGGAACACGGCCGGAGTGGGAGCGAGCGGCCCTGGGCGGCGCACGTGATCGTGCTGCCGGGCGGGGGCTATGCCGAGCACGCCCCGCACGAGGCGCAGCCGGTCGCTGCCTGGCTCTCAAGCCTGGGCCTGTCGGCGAGCGTCTTCCGGTATCCACTCAACGCGCGGCACCCCGAACCGCTCAACGCTCTGAGGGCGGAGATCCGGCGTCAGCGCGGGCAAGGCGCCGACCGCATCGGCGTGGTCGGCTTCTCAGCCGGCGGCCACCTGGCCGGGCACGCCGCCCTCGCTCCCAGCGAGGACCCGGCCGAGCAGGTGCAGTTCGCCGTCCTGGGCTACGCGATCACCTCCATGGAGACAGAGACCTACCGGCCCTCGCGCGTGATCCTGCTCGGCGAGGACGCCTCGCCCGAGCTGCGCAGGGCAACCTCGCTCGACTCCCTGGTGACCGGCGGGTCGCCTCCGTTCTTCCTGTGGCACACCGCCGAGGACATCTACGTCCCGCCTGAGCACACCTACCGGCTCGCCGCGGCCCTGGCCGCGCACGAGGTCCCGCACACCGTGCACGTATTCCCGCACGGCCCGCACAGCCTCGGCCTCGCCCAGGGCGCAGGCGACGCGGCCGCCTGGACGGCCTTCGCCAAGGTGTGGATCGCCGAGCAGGTCCGCGCGCCGATCCCACCGCGCGCTCACCGCTCCTGA
- a CDS encoding MBL fold metallo-hydrolase: MSTDSSLSYDVFVADPTPMNDSAPLPTGEPRLYQPIAVTLVHGTRDAVLVDPPLTTAQAQAVGDWVQAHGRRLTHIVATHGHGDHWFTADVLARRFGAQVVASASAIEQMHLNVSAREVLWDALWPGQIPASPVTAVPAPGGRISLEGHDLTLVDVGHADSDDCSVLHVPDLNLVVAGDVIYNGVHLYLGESGGEFGSWRACIDAVEALEPRHIVASHQNPILDDDARRLIAETRQYLDTAQDALARYGSPVGFFHAMDERYPERLGHTVLWVSARALYLAREGGDPLQNLLTAWL; this comes from the coding sequence ATGTCAACGGACTCTTCCCTCAGCTACGACGTGTTCGTCGCCGACCCGACGCCGATGAACGACTCCGCACCGCTGCCCACCGGGGAGCCGCGCCTCTACCAGCCGATCGCGGTCACGCTCGTCCACGGTACGCGCGACGCCGTGCTCGTCGACCCGCCGCTGACGACAGCGCAGGCCCAAGCGGTCGGCGACTGGGTCCAGGCGCACGGCAGGCGCCTGACGCACATCGTCGCCACCCACGGACACGGCGACCACTGGTTCACCGCCGACGTTCTCGCCCGGCGCTTCGGCGCGCAAGTGGTCGCCTCTGCGTCCGCCATCGAGCAGATGCACCTCAACGTGTCCGCCCGCGAGGTTCTGTGGGACGCGCTGTGGCCGGGGCAGATCCCCGCCTCGCCCGTCACCGCCGTCCCCGCGCCCGGCGGCCGCATCAGCCTCGAAGGGCACGACCTCACCCTCGTGGACGTGGGGCACGCGGACAGCGACGACTGCAGCGTGCTGCACGTGCCCGACCTCAACCTGGTGGTGGCCGGGGATGTGATCTACAACGGCGTCCACCTGTACCTCGGGGAATCAGGTGGCGAGTTCGGCTCCTGGCGCGCCTGCATCGACGCCGTCGAGGCCCTGGAGCCGCGCCACATCGTCGCCAGCCACCAGAACCCGATCCTGGACGACGACGCCCGACGCCTCATCGCCGAGACCCGCCAGTACCTCGACACCGCACAAGACGCCCTGGCCAGATACGGCAGCCCGGTCGGGTTCTTCCACGCGATGGACGAGCGCTACCCCGAGCGACTGGGCCACACCGTGCTGTGGGTCAGCGCGCGAGCGCTCTACCTCGCCCGCGAGGGCGGAGACCCCTTGCAGAACCTGCTGACCGCCTGGCTGTGA
- a CDS encoding ester cyclase codes for MTTINKSVLTVEEARRITAPFYDSLNRPAEKDVPGLLARACVEDYESHHTNEDFLTRDQLADVFESMGRAVPDLTWEVVDMHVIDDKVIVRGRAAGTPVAEFWGAAPTGKSFKTMAIDIFTVRDGKLANCYHIENWMTALDQLNS; via the coding sequence TTGACGACCATCAACAAGTCGGTTCTCACTGTCGAAGAAGCGCGGCGGATCACCGCTCCGTTCTACGACTCCCTGAACCGACCGGCGGAGAAGGACGTGCCGGGCCTGCTGGCCCGGGCGTGCGTCGAAGACTACGAATCGCACCACACGAACGAGGACTTCCTGACGCGCGACCAGCTCGCCGACGTGTTCGAGTCGATGGGCAGGGCTGTCCCCGACCTCACGTGGGAGGTCGTCGACATGCACGTCATCGACGACAAGGTCATCGTGCGCGGGCGGGCGGCAGGGACGCCGGTGGCGGAGTTCTGGGGCGCAGCTCCCACCGGCAAGTCCTTCAAGACGATGGCGATCGACATCTTCACCGTCCGCGACGGCAAGCTCGCGAACTGCTACCACATCGAGAACTGGATGACCGCGCTTGATCAGTTGAACAGCTGA
- a CDS encoding MFS transporter, with product MTITEAERVLGSGLAVPTVGRPHRRLPSHLAFAGSAAAFAALYVAAGAPTPLLVVFEQHWHFPAWVLTVAFAAYAIGLLAALLVAGSLSDHIGRRPILIGSLLVELGAMVMFALAPGIGWVIAARTVQGIATGAATSAFSASVVEHAPERHKRLSTIVTSIAPAGGLGLGALLTGAAVQFSSRAGLIVFSALAVVMAVGTAVTVFSHETAPGKPGAVRSLIPRVSVPAAARREFVAAVPVHMAAWMLAGLFMGLVPTIIENILHLHSGLLNGATAFVEPAAAAAAGLFLGRLSTRRTILVGTVGVLLGTAVIEAGVGAGVLGLLWLGGIIGGVGFGASFSGAIRQIAPLAEPHQRAGLFASVYVVAYLSFGIPAIIAGLLIAPVGLLATVLGYGVVILAVAAVGCLAQYRLHR from the coding sequence ATGACCATCACCGAAGCGGAGCGGGTCCTTGGCTCCGGCCTCGCGGTGCCGACCGTCGGCCGGCCCCACCGGCGGCTTCCCTCCCACCTGGCGTTCGCCGGCTCCGCGGCCGCGTTCGCGGCGCTCTACGTGGCCGCCGGCGCGCCCACCCCGCTCCTGGTCGTCTTCGAGCAGCACTGGCACTTCCCCGCCTGGGTGCTGACGGTGGCCTTCGCCGCCTACGCCATCGGCCTGCTGGCCGCCCTGCTGGTCGCCGGGTCGCTGTCCGACCACATCGGGCGCCGCCCGATCCTGATCGGATCGCTCCTGGTAGAGCTCGGGGCGATGGTGATGTTCGCACTCGCCCCTGGCATCGGCTGGGTCATCGCTGCGCGCACCGTCCAAGGCATCGCCACCGGCGCCGCCACCAGCGCGTTCTCGGCCTCGGTCGTCGAACACGCCCCGGAGCGGCACAAGAGGCTCAGCACGATCGTCACCAGCATCGCCCCGGCCGGCGGGCTGGGCCTGGGCGCCCTGCTGACCGGTGCGGCAGTCCAGTTCAGCAGCCGCGCCGGTCTGATCGTCTTCAGCGCCCTCGCGGTCGTCATGGCCGTCGGCACGGCGGTCACCGTCTTCTCCCACGAGACCGCTCCCGGAAAGCCGGGAGCCGTACGCTCGCTGATCCCACGTGTCTCCGTGCCGGCGGCGGCGCGCCGTGAGTTCGTGGCGGCCGTCCCGGTCCACATGGCCGCATGGATGCTCGCGGGACTGTTCATGGGCCTGGTGCCCACGATCATCGAGAACATCCTGCACCTGCACAGCGGCCTGCTGAACGGCGCCACCGCGTTCGTCGAGCCGGCGGCCGCGGCCGCGGCGGGTCTCTTCCTCGGACGCCTGAGCACGCGGCGCACCATTCTGGTCGGCACGGTCGGCGTGCTGCTGGGGACCGCGGTGATCGAGGCGGGTGTCGGCGCCGGTGTGCTCGGCCTGCTGTGGCTGGGCGGCATCATCGGTGGGGTTGGGTTCGGTGCCTCGTTCTCCGGCGCGATCCGCCAGATCGCCCCGCTCGCCGAACCGCACCAGCGAGCCGGGCTGTTCGCGTCCGTATACGTGGTCGCCTACCTGAGCTTCGGCATCCCGGCGATCATCGCGGGGCTCCTGATCGCCCCGGTCGGCCTGCTGGCCACCGTTCTGGGCTACGGCGTCGTCATCCTCGCCGTCGCGGCCGTGGGCTGCCTCGCCCAGTACCGGCTCCACCGGTGA
- a CDS encoding TetR/AcrR family transcriptional regulator yields the protein MSAEPSPRRRTGGRSAVVLTSIRNAVEELIAEQGSDAVTIPMVAERAGVNHTSIYRRWGDARTMINDLATYRLDPDRPLADTGDVRADLAAWAQELLDHYGLPVNAALLRGGAAAAGEGESDCLRDRRAEAAAFAARPGVGFSGDDVIDKVVAPIIYRVIFLPWTLSEVDARSLVNQLGDGSD from the coding sequence ATGAGTGCAGAACCGTCTCCCAGACGCCGCACGGGTGGCCGCAGCGCGGTGGTGCTGACCTCGATTCGCAACGCGGTCGAGGAGCTGATCGCCGAGCAGGGCAGCGACGCGGTCACGATCCCGATGGTCGCCGAGCGCGCGGGGGTGAACCATACGAGCATCTACCGCAGGTGGGGGGATGCCCGGACCATGATCAACGACCTGGCGACCTACCGGCTCGACCCGGACCGACCGCTTGCCGACACCGGGGACGTGCGGGCCGACCTGGCCGCGTGGGCGCAGGAGCTGCTCGACCACTACGGCCTGCCGGTGAACGCCGCCCTCCTGCGCGGCGGGGCCGCCGCGGCCGGGGAGGGCGAGTCGGACTGCCTGCGCGACCGCCGGGCCGAAGCGGCCGCCTTCGCCGCCAGGCCTGGTGTCGGATTCAGCGGCGACGACGTCATCGACAAGGTGGTCGCCCCGATCATCTACCGGGTGATCTTCCTGCCCTGGACGCTGTCCGAAGTGGACGCCCGGTCGCTCGTCAACCAACTGGGCGACGGCTCGGACTGA